A single region of the Arthrobacter sp. PAMC25564 genome encodes:
- the rplJ gene encoding 50S ribosomal protein L10, whose product MATPSKVSAVAEITNDFKESNAAVLTEYRGLTVAQLKQLRVSLGQDTKFSVVKNTLTAIAAKEAGVEAFDGQLAGPTAIAFIKGDAVAAAKSLTDFAKTNKQLVIKTGYFEGKALNASEVAALAALESRELQLAKVAGILKAPAAAAARIIDALRLKLEEENGAPAAAEAPAAEEAPADAEAPAEAPADAAAEAEAPAEAAAPEEN is encoded by the coding sequence ATGGCAACGCCTAGCAAGGTTTCAGCAGTAGCTGAGATCACTAACGATTTCAAGGAATCGAACGCCGCTGTCCTGACCGAATACCGTGGGCTCACCGTTGCACAGCTCAAGCAACTGCGTGTCTCTCTCGGCCAGGACACCAAGTTCTCGGTCGTCAAGAACACCCTGACCGCTATTGCAGCCAAGGAAGCTGGTGTCGAAGCATTCGACGGCCAGCTCGCCGGCCCCACTGCAATCGCGTTCATCAAGGGTGACGCAGTTGCCGCTGCCAAGAGCCTGACGGATTTTGCCAAGACCAACAAGCAGCTGGTTATCAAGACCGGTTACTTCGAGGGCAAGGCACTGAACGCCAGCGAAGTTGCTGCCCTGGCAGCACTCGAGTCCCGCGAGCTGCAGCTCGCCAAGGTTGCAGGCATCCTCAAGGCTCCTGCCGCCGCCGCTGCACGCATCATCGACGCACTGCGCCTCAAGCTTGAAGAAGAGAACGGTGCACCGGCAGCAGCCGAGGCGCCCGCCGCTGAAGAAGCCCCGGCCGACGCTGAAGCTCCGGCTGAAGCTCCCGCCGATGCAGCAGCAGAGGCTGAGGCTCCTGCCGAAGCCGCAGCCCCCGAAGAGAACTAA
- a CDS encoding YbaK/EbsC family protein: MRGGTGRVGDGSAAGVGRERFLADAAARGLDVRLVQRPAADSLDEAARILGIQPGDIVKSLVVKHKDGSFLFALIPGDRQISWPKLRRLVGVNKLSLPTAESAFGATGYERGTITPLGSTVAWPVYADRTIAGRRVSMGAGEHGYSAFVDADALTAALAAVVADISEPG; encoded by the coding sequence ATTCGCGGAGGCACCGGCCGCGTCGGGGATGGCAGTGCGGCCGGCGTCGGCCGGGAACGTTTCCTGGCCGACGCCGCCGCGCGCGGGCTTGACGTCAGGCTCGTGCAGCGGCCCGCCGCGGACAGCCTCGACGAGGCGGCCCGGATCCTCGGAATCCAGCCCGGGGACATCGTGAAATCACTCGTGGTCAAACACAAGGACGGCAGCTTCCTGTTCGCCCTGATTCCGGGCGACCGGCAGATTTCCTGGCCCAAGCTGCGCAGGCTGGTCGGCGTGAACAAGCTCTCGCTCCCGACGGCGGAGTCCGCCTTCGGGGCCACCGGCTATGAGCGCGGCACGATCACCCCGCTGGGCAGTACCGTTGCCTGGCCCGTCTACGCCGACCGGACTATCGCGGGCCGCCGGGTTTCGATGGGTGCCGGGGAGCATGGCTACAGTGCGTTCGTGGACGCCGATGCCCTGACGGCGGCCCTGGCTGCGGTGGTCGCGGACATCAGCGAACCGGGTTAG
- a CDS encoding acetyl-CoA C-acetyltransferase yields MSNSADNNDVVILAAARTPQGRLNGQLAGFTAVELGAHAIRAALAASGVKAEQVDSVIMGQVLQAGAGQNPARQSAIAAGIGWNVPTVTINKVCLSGLTAVIDAARMIRSGDATVVVAGGQESMTRAPHLLPGSRQGWTYGSVQALDVAAHDGLTDAFDGQSMGLSTESKNLTLGIDRTSQDEVAAQSHQRAARAAKDGVFDGEIAPISVKQRKGDPLVLTADEGIRPDTSVASLAGLRAAFVTDGTITAGNSSPLSDGAAALVLASRKFAEDNGLEYLAVVGKAGQVAGPDNSLHSQPSNAIRNALDKAGWATTDLDFIEINEAFGSVAVQSLKDLHYPLEKCNIHGGAIALGHPIGASGARLALHAAHELKRRGAGKAAVSLCGGGGQGEALLLYRD; encoded by the coding sequence ATGAGCAACTCCGCGGACAACAATGATGTTGTCATCCTCGCCGCCGCCCGCACGCCCCAGGGCCGCCTCAACGGCCAGCTGGCCGGCTTCACGGCCGTCGAGCTCGGCGCCCACGCCATCCGGGCGGCCCTGGCCGCCAGCGGGGTGAAGGCCGAGCAGGTGGACTCGGTGATCATGGGCCAGGTGCTGCAGGCCGGGGCTGGCCAGAACCCGGCCCGGCAGAGCGCCATCGCCGCCGGCATCGGCTGGAATGTCCCCACTGTCACCATCAACAAGGTCTGTCTTTCGGGCCTCACCGCCGTGATCGACGCCGCCCGGATGATCCGCAGCGGTGACGCAACCGTCGTCGTCGCCGGCGGGCAGGAGTCGATGACGCGGGCCCCGCACCTGCTGCCGGGCTCCCGGCAGGGGTGGACCTACGGCTCCGTGCAGGCGCTCGACGTCGCCGCCCACGACGGGCTGACCGATGCCTTCGACGGGCAGTCCATGGGCCTGTCCACGGAAAGCAAGAACCTCACCCTGGGCATCGACAGGACCTCCCAGGACGAGGTGGCGGCGCAGTCCCACCAGCGTGCCGCACGGGCCGCCAAGGACGGCGTCTTCGACGGCGAGATCGCCCCGATCAGCGTCAAGCAGCGCAAGGGCGATCCGCTCGTCCTGACCGCGGATGAGGGCATCCGTCCGGACACGTCGGTTGCCTCGCTCGCCGGCCTGCGCGCGGCATTCGTCACGGACGGGACCATCACCGCCGGCAACTCCTCGCCCCTTTCCGACGGTGCCGCCGCCCTCGTGCTCGCCTCCCGGAAGTTCGCGGAGGACAACGGCCTGGAGTACCTGGCCGTCGTCGGCAAGGCCGGCCAGGTTGCCGGGCCTGACAACTCGCTGCACTCCCAACCGTCCAACGCCATCAGGAATGCCCTGGACAAGGCTGGCTGGGCCACCACGGACCTGGACTTCATCGAAATCAATGAGGCCTTCGGCTCCGTGGCCGTCCAGTCCCTCAAGGACCTTCACTACCCGCTGGAGAAGTGCAACATCCACGGCGGCGCGATCGCCCTGGGCCACCCGATCGGCGCCTCCGGCGCCCGGTTGGCCCTGCATGCGGCGCACGAACTGAAGCGGCGCGGCGCCGGCAAAGCCGCTGTCTCGCTGTGCGGCGGCGGCGGCCAGGGCGAAGCACTGCTGCTCTACCGCGACTGA
- the rpoB gene encoding DNA-directed RNA polymerase subunit beta, with amino-acid sequence MVASSTSNVNNAATAINAESTDGATRRLSFAKIHEPLDVPNLLALQTDSFDWLVGNERWQARVAKAAEEGDLSVATSSGLSDIFEEISPIEDFQGTMSLSFSEPEFADPKYTMAECKDRDATYSAPLYVKAEFMNNNTGEIKQQTVFMGDFPLMTEKGTFVVNGTERVVVSQLVRSPGAYFERTADKTSDKDIFTAKIIPSRGAWFELEIDKRDQVGVRLDRKRKQSVTVLLKALGWTEGQILEEFGQYDSMRATLEKDATETREDALLDIYRKLRPGEPPTVEAAQSLLDNLYFNSKRYDLAKVGRYKINRKLGIDRSLGDKEASVLHVEDIVAMIKFLVALHAGEKTLTGKRDGQDHELRVEIDDIDHFGNRRIRAVGELIENQVRTGLSRMERVVRERMTTQDVEAITPQTLINIRPVVAAIKEFFGTSQLSQFMDQNNPLSGLTHKRRLSALGPGGLSRDRAGMEVRDVHPSHYGRMCPIETPEGPNIGLIGSLASYGRINPFGFIETPYRLVSEGVVSDEVQYLTADDEAEVLIAQANAPLDENKKFAEETVLVRARGGGGEPVLVPAGEVEFMDVSPRQMVSVATALIPFLEHDDANRALMGANMQRQAVPLVRSEAPFVGTGMERAAAVDAGDVVIAKKAGVVTEVSAELVIMLNDDGTETNYRINKFARSNQGNCYNNRVLVNEGQRLEVGGIIADGPATDQGELALGKNLLVAFMSWEGHNFEDAIILSQRIVAEDVLSSIHIEEHEIDARDTKLGAEEITRDIPNVSEEVLAGLDERGIIHIGAEVEAGDILVGKVTPKGETELTPEERLLRAIFGEKSREVRDTSLKVPHGESGTVIGVRVFDRDNDDELPPGVNQLVRVYVAAKRKITDGDKLAGRHGNKGVISKILPIEDMPFLADGTPVDIVLNPLGVPGRMNVGQVLETHLGWVAKTGWKIEGEPEWVKALPNLPRESGQTTVATPVFDGAREEEITGLLDSTNVTRDGVRLIDSSGKTRLFDGRSGEPFPDPISVGYMYILKLHHLVDDKIHARSTGPYSMITQQPLGGKAQFGGQRFGEMEVWALEAYGAAYTLQELLTIKSDDIHGRVKVYEAIVKGENIPEPGVPESFKVLIKEMQSLCLNVEVLSTDGTTIEMRDSDDAVFTAAEELGIDLSRAEPSSVEEV; translated from the coding sequence TTGGTCGCCTCGAGCACCTCTAATGTAAACAACGCTGCAACCGCTATCAATGCCGAAAGCACCGACGGTGCAACCCGGCGGCTCTCATTCGCTAAGATTCACGAACCTCTTGACGTTCCGAATCTGCTTGCCCTGCAGACGGACAGCTTTGACTGGCTGGTCGGAAATGAACGCTGGCAGGCCCGCGTGGCGAAGGCCGCCGAAGAAGGCGACCTGAGTGTCGCCACCTCCTCCGGTCTGTCCGACATCTTTGAAGAGATCTCCCCGATCGAGGATTTCCAGGGCACCATGTCCCTGAGCTTCTCCGAGCCGGAGTTCGCTGATCCGAAGTACACCATGGCTGAGTGCAAGGACCGGGACGCTACGTACTCGGCTCCGCTGTACGTGAAGGCCGAATTCATGAACAACAACACGGGCGAAATCAAGCAGCAGACCGTGTTCATGGGTGACTTCCCGCTGATGACCGAGAAGGGTACCTTCGTCGTCAACGGCACCGAGCGTGTTGTCGTCTCCCAGCTGGTCCGTTCCCCGGGTGCTTACTTCGAGCGCACCGCCGACAAGACCAGCGACAAGGACATCTTCACTGCGAAGATCATCCCGTCCCGTGGCGCGTGGTTCGAACTCGAAATCGACAAGCGCGACCAGGTCGGCGTTCGCCTCGACCGCAAGCGCAAGCAGTCCGTCACGGTGCTGCTGAAGGCCCTCGGCTGGACCGAAGGCCAGATCCTCGAGGAATTCGGCCAGTACGACTCCATGCGCGCAACGCTGGAGAAAGACGCCACCGAAACCCGCGAAGACGCCTTGCTCGACATCTACCGGAAGCTGCGGCCGGGCGAGCCGCCCACGGTCGAGGCTGCCCAGTCCCTGCTGGACAACCTGTACTTCAACTCCAAGCGCTACGATCTGGCCAAGGTCGGCCGTTACAAGATCAACCGCAAGCTGGGCATCGACCGCTCCCTTGGTGACAAGGAAGCTTCCGTCCTGCACGTTGAAGACATCGTTGCCATGATTAAGTTCCTGGTTGCTCTGCACGCCGGCGAGAAGACCCTCACGGGCAAGCGCGACGGCCAGGACCACGAACTGCGCGTTGAGATCGATGACATCGACCACTTCGGCAACCGCCGCATCCGCGCCGTCGGCGAGCTCATCGAGAACCAGGTCCGCACCGGCCTGTCCCGCATGGAGCGCGTTGTCCGCGAGCGTATGACGACCCAGGACGTCGAGGCCATCACGCCGCAGACGCTGATCAACATCCGCCCCGTCGTGGCAGCCATCAAGGAGTTCTTCGGAACGTCCCAGCTGTCACAGTTCATGGACCAGAACAACCCGCTGTCGGGCCTGACGCACAAGCGCCGCCTGTCCGCGCTTGGCCCGGGTGGCCTGTCCCGCGACCGTGCAGGCATGGAAGTCCGGGACGTCCACCCGTCCCACTACGGACGTATGTGCCCCATTGAAACTCCTGAAGGCCCCAACATCGGCCTGATCGGTTCGCTGGCTTCCTACGGCCGCATCAACCCCTTCGGTTTCATCGAGACGCCTTACCGCCTCGTGTCCGAGGGCGTCGTGTCCGACGAAGTCCAGTACCTGACGGCCGACGACGAAGCCGAGGTCCTGATCGCCCAGGCCAACGCTCCGCTGGACGAGAACAAGAAGTTCGCCGAAGAAACCGTCCTGGTCCGCGCCCGCGGTGGTGGAGGCGAGCCTGTGCTGGTCCCCGCCGGCGAGGTCGAGTTCATGGACGTTTCCCCGCGCCAGATGGTGTCCGTGGCAACCGCCCTGATCCCGTTCCTCGAGCATGACGATGCAAACCGCGCACTCATGGGTGCCAACATGCAGCGCCAGGCCGTGCCGCTGGTCCGTTCCGAGGCGCCGTTCGTCGGTACCGGCATGGAACGCGCCGCTGCAGTCGACGCCGGTGACGTTGTCATCGCGAAGAAGGCAGGTGTGGTTACCGAGGTCTCCGCTGAGCTGGTCATCATGCTCAACGACGACGGTACGGAAACCAACTACCGGATCAACAAGTTCGCCCGCTCCAACCAGGGCAACTGCTACAACAACCGTGTCCTGGTGAACGAAGGCCAGCGCCTGGAGGTCGGCGGCATCATCGCCGACGGCCCGGCAACGGACCAGGGCGAGCTCGCCCTCGGTAAGAACCTGCTCGTGGCATTCATGTCCTGGGAAGGCCACAACTTCGAGGATGCCATCATCCTGTCCCAGCGCATTGTGGCTGAGGACGTCCTGTCCTCCATCCACATCGAGGAGCACGAGATCGATGCCCGCGACACCAAGCTTGGTGCCGAGGAAATCACCCGTGACATCCCCAACGTGTCCGAGGAAGTCCTGGCAGGACTGGACGAGCGTGGCATCATCCACATCGGTGCCGAAGTTGAAGCCGGCGACATCCTGGTCGGAAAGGTCACGCCCAAGGGCGAGACCGAGCTGACCCCGGAAGAGCGGCTGCTGCGCGCCATCTTCGGCGAGAAGTCCCGCGAAGTGCGCGACACCTCCCTGAAGGTCCCGCACGGCGAGTCCGGCACCGTCATCGGTGTCCGCGTCTTCGACCGCGACAACGACGACGAGCTGCCCCCGGGCGTCAACCAGCTGGTCCGCGTCTATGTTGCGGCCAAGCGCAAGATCACCGACGGCGACAAGCTCGCCGGCCGTCACGGCAACAAGGGTGTTATCTCCAAGATCCTGCCGATCGAGGACATGCCCTTCCTTGCCGACGGCACCCCCGTTGATATCGTCCTGAACCCGCTGGGTGTTCCGGGCCGCATGAACGTCGGCCAGGTGCTTGAAACGCACCTCGGCTGGGTTGCCAAGACCGGCTGGAAGATCGAAGGCGAGCCCGAGTGGGTCAAGGCGCTGCCGAACCTACCGCGCGAGAGTGGCCAGACCACTGTTGCAACGCCGGTCTTCGACGGTGCGCGTGAAGAGGAAATCACGGGCCTGCTCGATTCCACCAACGTCACCCGCGACGGCGTCCGCCTGATCGACTCCTCAGGCAAGACGCGCCTGTTCGACGGCCGCTCCGGCGAGCCGTTCCCGGATCCGATCTCGGTCGGCTACATGTACATCCTGAAACTCCACCACCTGGTGGACGACAAGATCCACGCCCGCTCCACCGGCCCGTACTCCATGATCACGCAGCAGCCGCTGGGTGGTAAGGCGCAGTTCGGTGGCCAGCGCTTCGGTGAAATGGAAGTGTGGGCGCTCGAGGCTTACGGTGCCGCTTACACGCTCCAGGAACTCCTCACGATCAAGTCGGATGATATCCACGGTCGTGTGAAGGTCTACGAAGCCATCGTCAAGGGCGAGAACATCCCGGAGCCGGGTGTTCCTGAGTCCTTCAAGGTCTTGATCAAGGAAATGCAGTCGCTGTGCCTGAACGTGGAAGTTCTTTCCACGGACGGAACCACAATTGAAATGCGTGACTCTGATGACGCAGTCTTCACGGCTGCGGAAGAACTGGGTATCGATCTGTCCCGCGCAGAGCCCAGTTCCGTAGAAGAGGTCTAG
- the rplL gene encoding 50S ribosomal protein L7/L12, with the protein MAKLTNEELIEAFKELTIIELSEFVKLFEETFEVTAAAVAVAGPAAGAAAEEEEKTAFDVILEHPGDKKIAVIKEVRAITSLGLKEAKDLVDSAPKAILEGVTKEAAEKAVAQLEEAGARVTLK; encoded by the coding sequence ATGGCGAAGCTCACCAACGAAGAGCTCATTGAAGCTTTCAAGGAACTGACCATCATCGAGCTCTCCGAGTTCGTCAAGCTCTTCGAAGAGACCTTCGAAGTTACCGCTGCTGCTGTTGCTGTTGCTGGCCCCGCTGCCGGCGCTGCTGCAGAAGAAGAGGAAAAGACGGCATTCGACGTCATCCTGGAACACCCGGGCGACAAGAAGATCGCAGTGATCAAGGAAGTTCGCGCAATCACTTCCCTGGGCCTCAAGGAAGCCAAGGACCTGGTTGACAGCGCTCCCAAGGCCATCCTCGAAGGCGTCACCAAGGAAGCTGCCGAGAAGGCTGTTGCACAGCTCGAAGAAGCTGGCGCTCGCGTTACCCTCAAGTAA